A genomic region of Candidatus Stoquefichus sp. SB1 contains the following coding sequences:
- a CDS encoding AAA family ATPase — protein sequence MNEIENMINEIKKAVIGKDEVIEKIVMTLLARGHVLLEDIPGVGKTNLALALSKSVQLDYHRIQLTTDVMPSDIVGFTMYNPQKNIFEYKPGIALCHLLLADEINRTSSKTQAALLELMEEGRMTVDGTTYELPQPFFVIATQNPFGSAGTQLLPDSQLDRFMTRLSLGYPSVNDEVAIMKTRQIINPLESVQAILSPEDILKFQKEIDQIFISDEIYYYIAALIDATRHHELIAQGASPRGSLALMKLSKANAFMHGRDYVIPDDVKAVAIMTLAHRLILNYDAKIKETSAEAIITDILERIPTPGIHL from the coding sequence ATGAATGAAATAGAAAATATGATAAATGAAATAAAAAAAGCAGTCATAGGTAAAGATGAGGTTATTGAGAAGATAGTTATGACTTTACTAGCAAGAGGACATGTATTATTAGAAGATATTCCTGGTGTAGGTAAGACCAATCTGGCTTTAGCATTATCAAAAAGTGTTCAATTAGATTATCATCGTATTCAATTGACAACAGATGTTATGCCTAGTGATATTGTTGGATTTACAATGTATAATCCACAAAAAAATATTTTTGAATATAAACCAGGAATTGCTCTTTGTCATCTGTTATTGGCGGATGAAATCAATCGAACTTCAAGTAAAACCCAAGCTGCTTTATTAGAATTAATGGAAGAAGGAAGAATGACAGTTGATGGAACGACCTATGAATTACCTCAACCATTTTTTGTTATTGCAACGCAAAATCCATTTGGTTCAGCAGGAACACAATTATTACCTGATTCACAATTAGATCGTTTTATGACAAGACTGAGTTTAGGCTATCCATCTGTTAATGATGAAGTTGCTATTATGAAAACAAGACAAATAATCAATCCACTTGAAAGTGTGCAAGCGATCTTGTCTCCAGAGGATATTTTAAAGTTTCAAAAAGAAATTGATCAAATATTTATAAGTGATGAAATATATTATTATATAGCTGCTTTGATAGATGCAACACGTCATCATGAACTGATTGCTCAAGGTGCTTCACCACGTGGTTCACTGGCTTTAATGAAATTGTCCAAAGCCAATGCTTTTATGCATGGAAGAGATTATGTTATTCCTGATGATGTCAAGGCTGTGGCAATCATGACCCTAGCTCATCGCCTTATCTTAAATTATGATGCCAAGATAAAAGAAACTTCTGCTGAAGCGATAATTACAGATATTTTAGAACGTATTCCTACCCCAGGTATCCATTTATGA